Below is a genomic region from Pseudomonas sp. JQ170C.
GGTGAGCACCGAAGCATTGAAGGCGACCATTGGCGACAAAGGCGTCATTGCCTTGCGCGCGGGCATTGCGCCGCCACAGGTGCCGGCGCAAGTGATGCTGTGGCTGGCGACCTCACCCGAGGCGCCGCGTTATCAGAAACGCACCATCGCCGCCCAGCCGTTCGCCCTGGAGCAACAGATAGTGGCGGACTGGCGCTAACGCTGTGGAAGCAGCATTGGCGACTGCTACGCAGTCGATCGCAGCCTGTCGGCAGCGGCTACGGCGATGTAGCCGCTGCCGAGGTACGAGGCTGCGATCGGCCGCGCAGCGGGCGTAGATCGTTTCCCGGACTGATCGCAGTGGGAGCAGGCTTGCCCCACGATGCGACGGAACAGGACGACGCTATCGCGGGGCAAGCCCGCTCCTACAGATTCGCGCAGCGCCTGACATCACCGCATTGGCGACTGCTACGCAGTCGATCGCAGCCTGTCGGCAGCGGCTACGGGCGGTGTAGCCGCTGCCGAGGTACGAGGCTGCGATCGGCCGCGCAGCGGGCGTAGATCGTTTCCCGGACTGATCGCTGTGGGCTTGTATCGGGATGATCGCTATCGCGGGGCAAGCCCGCTCCTACCTAGCGCTTCCAGTACCTCGACGGCCCGCTGGGCATCCGCTTTTGCGACAAAAATATGGTCATGGTAGTAAGCGGCAATCACATTGCAGCTGATCCCTGCATTGCCAAGCGCGGTCGCGAACGCAGCCGTCAGCCCCACGGCCTCCAGGGCCGAGTGGATGGTCAGGGTGATCCAGGCCGCCACGTAGCTGTATTGCAGGCCCAGCGCCTCGGCCTGGCTTCGCTCCAGAATGACCGTCAGCCCTTCTTTTTCCCGGAAGCTACCCAGCACCTCTGCCTCCAGGCGCGTGCCCGGTTCGAGTGTGCAGAACACGTAGTCGCCATCGTTGAGTTCGGGCTTCATGCCGCTCAGGAGTTTGGACAGGGATTTTTCGCCGGACATTGGCACGCCTCAGTGGAAGGATGAGGCGTCAGTGTGTCGCAAAATCGCCATAAGCCCAGTTAATTGTGATGATGATGGATTAGCCAGGCTAATGGGGCTGTAGGAGCGGGCTTGCCCCGCGATAGCGTTTTTCCTGACACAACGCTATCGCGGGGCAAGCCCGCTCCTACACGCGCGATCACGCGCGCAAGCGCGCCAGGGTCATTGCGGTGTCTTCGATCATGTCTTCCTGGCCACCGACCATCCCGCGCCGGCCCATTTCCACCAGGATCTCCCGCGCCGGCACGCCGTACTTCTGCTCGGCACGCTTGGCGAACAGCAGGAACGAGCCATACACCCCGGCATAACCCATGGTCAGGGCATCGCGGTCGCTGCGGATCGGGAAGTCCATGATCGGCACCACCAGGTCTTCGGCCACATCCTGAATGCCGAACACGCTGACGCCGGTTTCGATACCCATGCGGTCGCACACCGCCACCAGCACTTCCATCGGTGTGTTGCCGGCACCGGCACCCAGGCCTGCGCAGGCCGCATCGATGCGGTTGGCACCCGCGGCGATGGCGGCGATGGAGTTGGCCACGCCCATGGACAGGTTGTGGTGGCCATGAAAACCGATCTCGGTCTCAGGCTTGAGCGCCGCCCGCATGGCCGCCACCCGGGCGCTGACGTCATGGGGCAGCAGGTAACCGGCCGAGTCGGTCAGGTAGATGCAGTTGGCGCCGTAGCTCTCCATCAGCAGGCCCTGCTTGACCAGGCCCTCGGGGCTGTTCATGTGCGCCATCATCAGGAAGCCGACGGTGTCCATGCCCAGGTGGCGGGCGTGGACGATGTGTTGCTCGCTGACATCCGCCTCGGTGCAGTGGGTGGCCACGCGGATAGTGTTGACCCCCAGCTCATGGGCCATTTTCAGGTGATCGACCGTGCCGATGCCCGGCAGCAGCAGGGCCGAGACTTTGGCGTTGTTCATCAGCGGGATCACCGCCGACAGGTATTCCTCGTCGCTGTGCGCCGGAAAGCCGTAGTTCACCGAGCTGCCGCCCAGGCCATCGCCGTGGGTGACTTCGATCAGCGGCACACCTGCCTGGTCGAGGCCGCAGGCGATGTCTTTCATCTGCTGCAGGCTGATGCGGTGGCGCTTGGGGTGCATACCGTCACGCAGGCACATGTCGTGGACGGTAATTTTCTTGCCGTTAAGTTCCATGGGCCGTTCCTCAGGCAATGGCAGATTCGGGGGTGGCGCGCAGCACCAGTTCGCCCTTGAGGATTTCCTCGGCGAACATCTCGGCGGTGCGGGCGGCGGCGGCAGTCATGATGTCGAGGTTGCCGGCGTACTTGGGCAGGTAGTCGCCCAGGCCTTCGACTTCCATGAAGATCGACACCCGGTTGCCGTCGAACACCGGGCCGTTGACCAGCTTGTAGCCGGGTACATAGCGCTGCACTTGCTCGATCATCGCGTCGATGGCGGCACGGATGGCCGGCTCGTCCGGGGTGTCCGCGGTCAGGCAGTGCACGGTGTCGCGCATGATCAGCGGCGGCTCGGCAGGGTTGACGATGATGATCGCCTTGCCTTGCCTGGCGCCGCCCACCTGTTCCACCGCGCGGGCGGTGGTGCGGGTGAATTCGTCGATGTTCTTGCGGGTGCCCGGGCCGACCGACTTCGATGCGGCGGTGGCGATGATCTCGGCGTAGTCCACCGGCTGCACGCTGGACACCGCCGCCACCAGCGGGATGGTCGCCTGGCCACCGCAGGTGACCATGTTGACGTTCATCGCGCCGCGGGAAAGGTTGGCCTTGAGGTTGACCGGTGGCACGCAGTAGGGGCCGATGGCGCAGGGGGTGAGGTCGATCATCAGCACACCGAGGGCATTGAGCTTGCGCGAGTTCTCGGCGTGGACGTAGGCGGAGGTGGCGTCGAAGGCGATCTGCACCTGGTCTTCCAGCACATGGGGCAGCAAGCCGTCGACACCGTCGGCGGTGGTCTTGAGACCCAGCTCACGGGCGCGCTGCAGGCCTTCGGAGCCGGCCTCGATGCCGACCATCCAGACGGGCTCCAGCACGTCGCTGCGCATCAATTTGTAGAGCAGGTCGGTGCCGATATTGCCCGGCCCGATCAGCGCACATTTGATCTTCTTGCTCATGGTTCATCGCTCCTGAAAATAGGAAAGGCGTCAGGCGACAAAGCGCAGGCTGGCGTTGCCCAGGCCGCTCATCGACAGATTGATGCGATCGCCCGGCACCAGCGGCACCAGGGGCGCCAGCGCGCCGGAAAGAATGATTTCGCCCTGGCGAAAGGGGATGCCCAATTCACCCAGAGTGTTGGCCAGCCATGCCACCGCTTCACACGGATGGCCTTGCACCGCCGAACCTAGGCCGCTGCCGGCCGGCTGGCCGTTCTTGAGCATGTGCATCTCGACCCGGGCCAGGTCCAGGTCGCGCGGGTCGATGCGCTGCTCGCCCAGGGCGAAGACCCCGCACGAGGCGTTGTCGGCCACGGTGTCCTGGATGCGGATCTGCCAATTGTCGATCCGCGAATCGACGATCTCGAAGCACGGCGCCACGGCCTTGCTCGCCGCCAGCACGTCTTCAGCGCGGATGCCGGGGCCCTTGAGGTCTTCACCGAGGATGAAGGCGATTTCGCCCTCGGCCCGGGGCTGGATCAACTGGTACCGGGCAAAGCTGACTTCGCTGCCGTCGTCCACTTGCATGGCATCGGTGAGAAAGCCGAAGTCGGGTTGGTGGACGTCGAGCATCTGTTGCACGGCGCGGCTGGTGACGCCGATCTTCTTGCCGATGACGCGCTCGCCCAGGGCCTCACGGCGCTGCAGGAAACGCAGGGAAATCCGGTAGGCCTGGTCCAGGCTGATGGCCGGGTGGCGTTGGGTCAGCGGGGCGAGGGTAGTGCGCCCGCGCAGGGCGTTGAACAGTTCATCGCCCAGGGCGGTGATCAGAGAGGCATCCATGGTGGTTTCGCTCTGTGCAGGGGAATAAAAAAGCCGGTCCCAAGGGTCCAGGGCACCGGCAAAAAGGGGGGTGTCAGCCGGGCCAGACGCTGCTGTCGGCACCGCCATCGACGTCGATGATCTTGCCGGTGACCCAGGCCGATGCCGGGCTTGCCAGGTACAGGGCGGCTGCGGCGATGTCTTCGGGGCTGCCCAGGCATTTGAGCGGGGTGTTGGCCTCCATCGCCTCGCGCATGGCGGTGGGCATGACCTTGTTCAGGGCTTCGGTCAGGGTCGGGCCCGGGGCCACGGCGTTGACCCGCACCTGGGGGGCGAAGTCCTGGGCCAGCAGGCGGGTCAGGTGACTGAGGGCGGCCTTGGCGGTGCCGTAGGCGCTGAAGTGCCGCTGGGCATAGCGTGCCGCCACGGAACTGATATTGATGATGTTGCCGCCGCCGGCCTCGCGCATCAGCGGCACGCACAGCTGGCACAGGGCGTAGGCGCTGGAGACGTTGAAGCGCAGGATGTCCTCGAACTGTTCCGGGGTCATCCCCAGGGCGTCGTTGGGGCCGCCACCGCCGGCGTTGTTGACCAGGTGGGTGATGCGGCCGAAGTGTTCCTGGCTCTGGCGCACCAGGGCCTGGCGCTGTTCGCTGTCGTTGACGTCGCAGGCAATCGCCAGGGCGCGGCGGCCGAGGCTGCGCACTTCGTCGGCGACGCGCTCGATGTCCTCAGGGCTGCGGGCGCTGCAGATGACATCGGCGCCGGCTTCGGCGTAGGCCAGGGCGATGGCGCGGCCAATGCCACGGCCGCTGCCGGTGACGATGGCGACACTGCCGGGGAGCTGGAATCGTTGCAGGATACTCATTGGCTGGTTTTCCTTGAGCGTGAGTGGACGCATGGCAGCAGTATTTCCCCGGGGTTGGTGAGGGGGCATCGTCTCAATGGACTAAGGCTGGCCCCGGTATTGGGAGAGATGAAAGCACGACCGCTGCGCGGCCGATCGCAGGCTGACGCCAGCGGCTACGGGGCCGGGTCTGCACTTGTAGCCGCTGCCGAGGCACGAGGCTGCGATCGACTGCGCAGCAGTCGCCTTTCAGTCACGGGCTCAAGCCCGCGGACCAAAGCGCGTGCTGGCCTGCGCCTTACCCGGTAGGAGCGGGCTTGCCCCGCGATAGCGGTGTGTCAGGGAAAACGCTATCGCGGGGCAAGCCCGCTCCTACTGTGTTCCAGTCGTCGCCCAGGTGGTGCAGGCTCTAGTCCGCTTTGACGATGAAGTCACCGCTGTGCAATCCGATCATCAATCACGGCTCGCGCATTGGCGCTACGAGATTGGGAGAACAAGAAGGATGCACAGCATGCGAGAAAAGACCCAGGACGAAATCGAACTGCTGGAACGGGCGCGGCGCCTGGTGCCGGCGCTGCGCGAGCGCTCGGCGCAAGGGGATCGCGACCTCAGGGTCGCGGATGAAAACATTGCCGAGCTGAAGTCGGCCGGTCTGTTGCGCGCCCTGCAGCCGCGGGCATTCGGCGGCTATGAGGTCGACCCGCGCACCTTCTTCGAGATTCAGATGACCCTCGCCGAAGGCTGCATGTCCACCGCCTGGGTCTACGGCGTGATGGGTGTTCACCCCTGGCAGTTGGCCCGCTACCCGGTCGAGACCCAGCGCGAAGTGTGGAGCGACGATCACGACACCCTGGTGTCGTCTACCTATATGCCCACCGCCAAGGTGACCGTGGTCGAAGGCGGCTACCGTATCAGCGGCCGCTGGGGTTTTTCGAGCGGCAGTGAGCACTGCCAATGGGTGCTGCTGGGTGGCATTCTGCCGCCTGACGGTGAGCTG
It encodes:
- a CDS encoding ACT domain-containing protein; its protein translation is MSGEKSLSKLLSGMKPELNDGDYVFCTLEPGTRLEAEVLGSFREKEGLTVILERSQAEALGLQYSYVAAWITLTIHSALEAVGLTAAFATALGNAGISCNVIAAYYHDHIFVAKADAQRAVEVLEALGRSGLAPR
- the dmpG gene encoding 4-hydroxy-2-oxovalerate aldolase; the encoded protein is MELNGKKITVHDMCLRDGMHPKRHRISLQQMKDIACGLDQAGVPLIEVTHGDGLGGSSVNYGFPAHSDEEYLSAVIPLMNNAKVSALLLPGIGTVDHLKMAHELGVNTIRVATHCTEADVSEQHIVHARHLGMDTVGFLMMAHMNSPEGLVKQGLLMESYGANCIYLTDSAGYLLPHDVSARVAAMRAALKPETEIGFHGHHNLSMGVANSIAAIAAGANRIDAACAGLGAGAGNTPMEVLVAVCDRMGIETGVSVFGIQDVAEDLVVPIMDFPIRSDRDALTMGYAGVYGSFLLFAKRAEQKYGVPAREILVEMGRRGMVGGQEDMIEDTAMTLARLRA
- a CDS encoding acetaldehyde dehydrogenase (acetylating) — its product is MSKKIKCALIGPGNIGTDLLYKLMRSDVLEPVWMVGIEAGSEGLQRARELGLKTTADGVDGLLPHVLEDQVQIAFDATSAYVHAENSRKLNALGVLMIDLTPCAIGPYCVPPVNLKANLSRGAMNVNMVTCGGQATIPLVAAVSSVQPVDYAEIIATAASKSVGPGTRKNIDEFTRTTARAVEQVGGARQGKAIIIVNPAEPPLIMRDTVHCLTADTPDEPAIRAAIDAMIEQVQRYVPGYKLVNGPVFDGNRVSIFMEVEGLGDYLPKYAGNLDIMTAAAARTAEMFAEEILKGELVLRATPESAIA
- a CDS encoding fumarylacetoacetate hydrolase family protein, with the protein product MDASLITALGDELFNALRGRTTLAPLTQRHPAISLDQAYRISLRFLQRREALGERVIGKKIGVTSRAVQQMLDVHQPDFGFLTDAMQVDDGSEVSFARYQLIQPRAEGEIAFILGEDLKGPGIRAEDVLAASKAVAPCFEIVDSRIDNWQIRIQDTVADNASCGVFALGEQRIDPRDLDLARVEMHMLKNGQPAGSGLGSAVQGHPCEAVAWLANTLGELGIPFRQGEIILSGALAPLVPLVPGDRINLSMSGLGNASLRFVA
- a CDS encoding glucose 1-dehydrogenase; this translates as MSILQRFQLPGSVAIVTGSGRGIGRAIALAYAEAGADVICSARSPEDIERVADEVRSLGRRALAIACDVNDSEQRQALVRQSQEHFGRITHLVNNAGGGGPNDALGMTPEQFEDILRFNVSSAYALCQLCVPLMREAGGGNIINISSVAARYAQRHFSAYGTAKAALSHLTRLLAQDFAPQVRVNAVAPGPTLTEALNKVMPTAMREAMEANTPLKCLGSPEDIAAAALYLASPASAWVTGKIIDVDGGADSSVWPG